The proteins below come from a single Polymorphobacter fuscus genomic window:
- a CDS encoding peroxiredoxin family protein, translating into MTPAFIILTAALAGLVALPALAAPATPYGQWRVTLDHPGGALPFGLEVIPAKPGSKAGPTAYLRNPPERLRVENVSVDGETITLAFPSYNSRLVLTHDANDRLTGRAEVKRSTGAVTLAATGTRGGYRFTPSPQKPAADLTGKWLVSFQGAKPVTGLAQFKQVGNLVSGSVQLPSGDTRYLAGELAGNKLSLSTFDGSYSALWNADLAGGVLTGKQFAATSTAGSSWTARRAGGASIEAVAVEKSAGERLAFRFPTSDGKQVSLADPRYKGKVVVITLGGAWCPNCHDEAIFMGPYATRRAREGLEVIGMQFEYGDDKARAFRQMDSFQARYKLPYPLVLAGQPTPESTKAALGALGPVKVYPSTIFIGRDGRVREVHVGWAGPATGALNVKAKRDFDATVTRLLKERA; encoded by the coding sequence ATGACGCCAGCATTCATCATCCTGACCGCGGCGCTCGCCGGGCTGGTCGCGCTGCCGGCGCTGGCGGCGCCCGCGACCCCCTATGGCCAATGGCGGGTCACGCTCGATCACCCCGGCGGTGCCTTGCCGTTCGGGCTGGAGGTTATCCCCGCCAAGCCGGGCAGCAAGGCCGGACCCACCGCCTATCTGCGCAACCCGCCTGAACGCCTGCGCGTCGAAAATGTCAGCGTCGATGGCGAAACGATCACCCTGGCGTTCCCGTCGTACAACAGCCGCCTGGTCCTCACCCATGACGCCAACGACCGGCTGACCGGCCGGGCCGAGGTCAAGCGCAGCACCGGTGCGGTGACGCTGGCTGCCACCGGCACGCGCGGCGGCTACCGCTTCACGCCGTCGCCGCAAAAGCCGGCGGCCGATCTGACCGGCAAATGGCTGGTCAGCTTCCAGGGCGCCAAGCCGGTCACCGGGCTGGCCCAGTTCAAGCAGGTCGGCAATCTCGTCAGCGGATCGGTGCAGTTGCCGAGCGGCGACACCCGCTATCTCGCCGGCGAGCTGGCCGGCAACAAATTGTCGCTGTCGACCTTCGACGGCAGCTATTCGGCGCTGTGGAATGCCGATCTGGCGGGCGGCGTGCTGACCGGCAAGCAATTCGCCGCCACCAGCACCGCCGGGAGCAGCTGGACGGCCAGGCGCGCCGGCGGCGCGAGCATCGAAGCCGTGGCGGTCGAAAAAAGCGCCGGCGAAAGGCTGGCCTTCCGCTTCCCGACCAGCGACGGCAAGCAGGTCAGCCTTGCCGACCCGCGCTACAAGGGCAAGGTCGTCGTCATCACCCTGGGCGGCGCCTGGTGCCCCAATTGCCATGACGAAGCGATCTTCATGGGCCCCTATGCGACGCGCCGTGCCCGGGAGGGCCTGGAGGTCATCGGCATGCAGTTCGAATATGGTGACGACAAGGCCCGTGCCTTCCGCCAGATGGACAGCTTCCAGGCGCGCTACAAGCTGCCCTATCCGCTCGTCCTTGCGGGCCAGCCGACGCCGGAATCGACCAAGGCGGCCCTGGGTGCGCTCGGCCCGGTCAAGGTCTACCCGTCGACGATCTTCATCGGCCGCGATGGCCGGGTGCGCGAGGTCCATGTCGGCTGGGCGGGCCCCGCCACCGGCGCGCTCAATGTGAAGGCCAAGCGCGACTTCGACGCGACAGTGACCAGGTTGTTGAAGGAACGCGCCTGA
- the queE gene encoding 7-carboxy-7-deazaguanine synthase: MTYAVKELFLTLQGEGGQTGRRAVFLRFAGCNLWTGREQDRATAVCTFCDTDFVGTDGEGGGKFASAEALADAAAAAWGEAPAHRLVVCTGGEPLLQLDTPLVDALHARGFSIAIETNGTQVPPPGIDWICVSPKADAPLRLTRGQELKLVFPQPLAMPDRFEQLDFEHFFLQPMDGPDREANTQAAIAWVLAHPRWRLGLQTHKMTGLP, translated from the coding sequence GTGACCTACGCCGTCAAGGAACTGTTCCTGACGCTGCAGGGCGAAGGCGGCCAGACCGGTCGCCGCGCCGTCTTCTTGCGCTTTGCCGGCTGCAATCTGTGGACCGGGCGCGAACAGGATCGCGCCACCGCCGTCTGCACCTTTTGCGACACCGATTTCGTCGGTACGGATGGGGAAGGCGGCGGCAAATTCGCCTCCGCCGAAGCGCTCGCCGACGCGGCGGCGGCGGCCTGGGGCGAGGCTCCGGCGCATCGCCTTGTCGTCTGCACCGGCGGCGAGCCGCTGCTGCAACTCGACACGCCGCTGGTCGACGCGCTCCATGCGCGCGGCTTTTCGATCGCCATCGAAACCAACGGCACCCAGGTCCCGCCGCCGGGGATCGACTGGATCTGCGTCAGCCCCAAGGCCGATGCGCCGCTGCGGCTGACTCGCGGGCAGGAGTTGAAGCTGGTCTTTCCCCAGCCGCTGGCGATGCCCGATCGCTTCGAACAGCTCGATTTCGAGCACTTCTTTCTCCAGCCGATGGACGGGCCCGACCGCGAGGCCAATACGCAGGCAGCGATTGCCTGGGTGTTGGCGCACCCGCGCTGGCGGCTGGGGTTGCAGACCCACAAGATGACCGGGCTTCCTTAG
- the queC gene encoding 7-cyano-7-deazaguanine synthase QueC, which translates to MADRGMTAGRLAVVLLSGGLDSTTVAAMARAEGYRLLALTIDYNQRHRIELAHAARVAAALGAERHIVLPLDLRGFGGSALTADIDVPKTGVEPGIPVTYVPARNTIFLSVALGWAEAAGARDLFIGVNALDYSGYPDCRPEFIAAFEAMANTATKAGVEGAQFRIHTPLAAMTKADIVAAAVSVGAPMDLTWSCYDPTPAGRPCGACDSCRLRAKGFAEAGVPDPAL; encoded by the coding sequence CTGGCGGATCGCGGCATGACCGCCGGGCGCCTCGCCGTTGTCCTGCTGTCGGGCGGGCTCGATTCGACGACAGTCGCTGCAATGGCGCGGGCGGAGGGCTATCGCCTGCTGGCGTTGACCATCGATTACAACCAGCGTCACCGGATCGAGCTGGCCCATGCCGCCAGGGTTGCGGCGGCGCTGGGGGCGGAACGCCATATCGTGCTGCCGCTCGACCTGCGCGGTTTCGGCGGGTCGGCGCTGACCGCCGATATCGATGTTCCCAAGACCGGGGTGGAGCCGGGCATTCCGGTCACCTATGTGCCGGCGCGCAACACCATCTTCCTGTCGGTGGCGCTGGGCTGGGCCGAGGCGGCGGGGGCACGCGACCTGTTCATCGGCGTCAACGCGCTCGATTATTCAGGCTATCCGGACTGCCGGCCGGAATTCATCGCAGCGTTCGAAGCGATGGCCAACACCGCCACCAAGGCCGGGGTGGAAGGCGCGCAGTTTCGCATCCACACGCCGCTGGCGGCGATGACCAAGGCCGATATCGTCGCGGCAGCCGTGTCGGTCGGTGCGCCGATGGACCTGACCTGGAGCTGCTACGACCCGACGCCGGCGGGGCGGCCGTGCGGCGCGTGCGACAGCTGCCGCCTGCGCGCCAAGGGCTTTGCCGAAGCGGGAGTGCCGGACCCGGCGCTGTGA
- a CDS encoding Hsp33 family molecular chaperone HslO, giving the protein MPGQTMMEGIAPVADRSLGFSVAARNVRGQMVRLDAALNAVLAAHDYPAPLARLLAEALTVTALLGAVLRQDDGQLTVQAQAKNGAVDLLVCDYRAGAIRGYLNFDPDAAITDGMTLDQLFGDGHLAITLHQTAASERYQGIVPLEGASIAEALEGYFANSEQLPTRIKVGVAGDAGTGWIAGGLLVQHLARRELDGERLDVAQLHPDWEHVATLAETTTVAELTDPELIAETLLWRLFHEEEVRITEGATPVRGCRCNPAHIRQVIESFPESERADMRGEDGMIGVDCKFCARVWRIAA; this is encoded by the coding sequence GTGCCTGGGCAAACTATGATGGAAGGCATTGCTCCCGTCGCCGACCGCTCGCTCGGCTTCAGCGTCGCGGCGCGCAATGTCCGCGGCCAGATGGTGCGGCTCGATGCGGCGCTCAACGCCGTGCTGGCGGCGCACGACTATCCGGCCCCGCTGGCGCGGCTGCTCGCCGAGGCGCTGACGGTGACGGCGCTGCTCGGCGCCGTGTTGCGCCAGGACGACGGCCAGTTGACGGTGCAGGCGCAGGCCAAGAACGGCGCCGTCGACCTGCTGGTCTGCGATTATCGCGCCGGCGCCATCCGCGGCTATCTCAATTTCGATCCCGACGCGGCGATCACCGACGGGATGACGCTCGACCAGCTGTTCGGCGACGGGCATCTGGCGATCACCCTCCACCAGACCGCCGCCAGCGAACGCTACCAGGGCATCGTGCCGCTGGAAGGCGCCAGCATCGCCGAAGCGCTGGAAGGCTATTTCGCCAATTCCGAACAGCTGCCGACGCGCATCAAGGTCGGCGTGGCGGGCGATGCCGGCACCGGCTGGATCGCCGGCGGCCTGCTGGTCCAGCATCTGGCGCGGCGCGAACTGGACGGCGAGCGGCTCGACGTGGCGCAGCTGCATCCCGATTGGGAACATGTCGCGACGCTGGCCGAAACCACGACGGTTGCCGAACTGACCGATCCCGAGCTGATCGCCGAGACGCTTTTGTGGCGGCTGTTCCACGAGGAAGAGGTGCGGATCACCGAAGGCGCGACGCCGGTACGCGGCTGCCGCTGCAACCCGGCGCATATCCGCCAGGTCATCGAGAGCTTCCCCGAGTCCGAGCGCGCCGACATGCGCGGCGAGGACGGCATGATCGGCGTCGATTGCAAATTCTGCGCCCGCGTCTGGCGGATCGCGGCATGA
- the argF gene encoding ornithine carbamoyltransferase encodes MMPHFLDLATPTAAGLRAILDEAHRRKAARAGWPRGRVDADAPLAGHVLAMIFEKPSTRTRFSFDMAIRQLGGTSIVATAVDMQLGRGETVEDTARVLGRMVDAVMIRSNSHATLETLADHAGIPVINALTDISHPCQVMADIMTFEERRGQKVEGSCWAYLGDGNNMANSLVEAASVLGFDLRLGVPHGYDPDQAVLATAGCRGGSIDLVRSAKAAVEGAQVVVTDTWVSMGQISAKDKLGAMMPFQVDRALMAKAQPDALFLHCLPAHRGEEVTADVIDGPQSAVWDEAENRLHVQKAILLWCLGKL; translated from the coding sequence CTGATGCCGCATTTTCTCGACCTTGCGACGCCGACCGCGGCGGGGCTGCGCGCCATTCTCGATGAGGCGCACCGGCGCAAGGCGGCGCGCGCCGGCTGGCCACGCGGCCGGGTGGATGCCGACGCACCGCTTGCCGGCCATGTGCTGGCGATGATCTTCGAAAAGCCGAGCACGCGAACGCGCTTCAGCTTCGACATGGCGATCCGCCAGCTCGGCGGCACCAGCATCGTCGCCACCGCCGTCGACATGCAGCTGGGCCGCGGCGAAACCGTGGAGGACACGGCGCGCGTGCTTGGCCGGATGGTCGATGCGGTGATGATCCGCAGCAACAGCCATGCGACGCTGGAAACGCTCGCCGACCACGCCGGCATTCCCGTCATCAACGCGCTGACCGACATCAGCCACCCGTGCCAGGTCATGGCCGACATCATGACCTTCGAGGAACGGCGCGGGCAGAAGGTCGAAGGCAGCTGCTGGGCCTATCTGGGCGACGGCAACAACATGGCCAATTCGCTGGTCGAGGCGGCATCGGTGCTGGGGTTCGACCTGCGGCTGGGCGTGCCGCATGGCTATGATCCCGACCAGGCGGTGCTGGCCACCGCCGGCTGCCGCGGCGGCAGCATCGACCTGGTGCGGTCCGCAAAGGCGGCGGTGGAAGGCGCGCAGGTTGTCGTGACCGATACCTGGGTGTCGATGGGCCAGATCTCGGCCAAGGACAAGCTGGGGGCGATGATGCCCTTCCAGGTCGACCGGGCGCTGATGGCCAAGGCGCAGCCCGACGCGCTGTTCCTCCACTGCCTGCCGGCACACCGCGGCGAGGAAGTCACCGCCGATGTCATCGACGGCCCGCAGTCGGCGGTCTGGGACGAGGCGGAAAATCGCCTGCACGTCCAGAAGGCGATCCTGCTCTGGTGCCTGGGCAAACTATGA
- a CDS encoding aspartate aminotransferase family protein: MTITPLMPVYGRCEVEPVRGDGCYLYDAQGREWLDFASGIAVNLLGHGHPHLVGAIQKQAATLMHTSNLYKVPAQAHLAERLVSLTFADTVFFTNSGAEAIECAVKTCRSFQYAAGHPEKFRILTFSNAFHGRTLATIAATNQEKMRKGFEPLPDWFHVLPFNDLDAVKAAIDPSIGGILVEPVQGEGGIRPATPEFLKGLRALCDEHGLMLILDEVQCGVARTGTLFAHEQYGVTPDIMAIAKGIGGGFPVGACLATEHAAQGMVVGSHGSTYGGNPLAMAACEAVLDVVTEPAFLAHVNDMAARLRAALEQMIPNHDDLFDSVRGMGLMIGLKLKSDSRAFVNHARDHGILAVAAGDNVVRLLPPLIIEEHHVRECVDRLSAAARAYAPAVAA; the protein is encoded by the coding sequence ATGACGATCACGCCCCTGATGCCCGTCTATGGCCGCTGCGAGGTCGAGCCGGTGCGCGGGGACGGCTGTTATCTGTACGACGCCCAGGGCCGCGAATGGCTGGATTTCGCCAGCGGCATCGCCGTCAACCTGCTCGGCCATGGCCATCCGCACCTGGTCGGCGCCATCCAGAAGCAGGCGGCGACGCTGATGCACACGTCCAACCTCTACAAGGTCCCGGCGCAGGCGCATCTGGCCGAGCGGCTGGTGTCGCTGACCTTCGCCGACACGGTGTTCTTCACCAATTCGGGCGCCGAGGCGATCGAATGCGCGGTCAAGACCTGCCGCAGCTTTCAATATGCCGCCGGCCACCCCGAAAAGTTCCGCATCCTGACCTTTTCCAACGCCTTCCACGGCCGCACGCTGGCGACGATCGCCGCGACCAACCAGGAAAAGATGCGCAAGGGCTTCGAACCGCTGCCCGACTGGTTCCATGTCCTGCCCTTCAACGATCTCGACGCCGTCAAGGCGGCGATCGACCCGTCGATCGGCGGCATCCTCGTCGAGCCGGTCCAGGGCGAGGGCGGCATCCGCCCGGCGACGCCCGAATTCCTCAAGGGCCTGCGCGCGCTGTGCGACGAACACGGCCTGATGCTGATCCTCGACGAAGTCCAGTGCGGGGTTGCACGGACCGGGACGTTGTTCGCGCATGAACAATATGGCGTTACCCCCGACATCATGGCGATCGCCAAGGGCATCGGCGGCGGCTTTCCGGTCGGCGCCTGCCTCGCCACCGAACATGCGGCGCAGGGCATGGTGGTCGGCAGCCATGGCAGCACCTATGGCGGCAACCCGCTCGCCATGGCGGCTTGCGAAGCCGTTCTGGATGTCGTCACCGAGCCGGCGTTCCTGGCCCATGTCAACGACATGGCGGCGCGGCTTCGTGCCGCGCTCGAGCAGATGATCCCCAACCATGACGATCTGTTCGACAGCGTGCGCGGCATGGGCCTGATGATCGGGTTGAAGCTGAAGTCCGACAGCCGCGCCTTCGTCAACCACGCCCGCGACCATGGCATTCTCGCCGTGGCCGCCGGCGACAATGTCGTCCGCCTGCTGCCGCCGCTGATCATCGAGGAACATCATGTCCGCGAATGCGTCGATCGCCTGTCGGCGGCGGCGCGGGCCTATGCCCCGGCGGTTGCAGCCTGA
- a CDS encoding DUF885 domain-containing protein yields MTPRLLALVLAAIAAPGTAAMAAPAAAGSVSAPTAADQRLQAIYDAEWTWRKAEFAQVTDGLRSKPGDRFAGVAPADWARRKAYWDKVLADMAAVPDAELSPEQRINKAVLTESLRAEVANIGWRTYEAPLNSDTFFWGEVKPYSGLENAAEYRRYLKRLADVPRFFDENIANMRAGMKRGYTVPRIGLTGRDTTIVPFTRAGPDNPLFDVFKTMPDAIPAADQAAMRAEAARLIDGVAVPAYAKLLTFMRTEYMPAARTTIAAADLPDGAAFYRDQIREYTTLDLGPEAIHAIGLKEVARIDADMKATIAQTGFKGSFPEFLQFLRSDPRFYAKTPAELLGFAAYAAKRMDGKLKDVFTVLPRYRFTIRPVPDAIAPIYTSGRGGLAACLFNTYDLKSRPLYNLTALTLHECVPGHSHQAAMALEAPDRPAFRRETYFSGYGEGWGLYTEWLGTKLGMYETPYDDFGRETFEMWRAARLVIDTGIHSMGWSRQQAIDYLASHTALARLDIENEVDRYISWPGQALAYKLGELKIRELRGLAEAELGDRFDQRPFHDTLLNMGSVPLPVMEREMQAWIAAEKARPR; encoded by the coding sequence ATGACACCAAGGCTTCTGGCGCTGGTCCTGGCGGCGATCGCCGCGCCTGGCACGGCAGCGATGGCGGCACCGGCCGCCGCCGGGAGCGTCAGCGCCCCGACCGCCGCCGACCAGCGGCTCCAGGCGATCTACGACGCCGAATGGACGTGGCGAAAGGCCGAGTTCGCCCAGGTGACGGACGGTCTGCGCAGCAAGCCCGGCGACCGTTTCGCCGGCGTCGCGCCTGCCGACTGGGCGCGGCGCAAGGCCTATTGGGACAAGGTGCTGGCCGACATGGCCGCCGTTCCGGATGCCGAACTGTCGCCCGAGCAGCGCATCAACAAGGCCGTGCTGACCGAATCGCTGCGCGCCGAAGTCGCCAACATCGGCTGGCGCACCTATGAGGCGCCGCTCAACAGCGACACCTTCTTCTGGGGCGAGGTGAAGCCCTATTCGGGGCTGGAGAACGCCGCCGAATATCGCCGTTATCTCAAGCGGCTGGCCGATGTGCCGCGGTTTTTCGACGAGAACATCGCCAACATGCGCGCCGGCATGAAGCGCGGCTATACGGTGCCGCGCATCGGTCTGACCGGGCGTGACACGACGATCGTGCCGTTCACCCGCGCCGGGCCCGACAACCCGCTGTTCGATGTGTTCAAGACGATGCCCGATGCGATCCCGGCCGCCGACCAGGCGGCGATGCGCGCCGAAGCGGCGCGGCTGATCGATGGCGTCGCGGTGCCGGCCTATGCAAAGTTGCTCACCTTCATGCGGACCGAATATATGCCGGCGGCCCGCACGACGATCGCCGCCGCCGACCTGCCCGATGGCGCCGCCTTTTACCGCGACCAGATCCGCGAATATACCACGCTCGACCTCGGGCCGGAGGCGATCCACGCCATCGGCCTGAAGGAAGTCGCCCGCATCGACGCCGACATGAAGGCGACGATCGCCCAAACCGGCTTCAAGGGCAGCTTCCCCGAATTCCTGCAGTTCCTGCGCAGCGACCCGCGATTCTATGCCAAGACGCCTGCCGAACTCCTTGGTTTTGCGGCCTATGCCGCCAAGCGCATGGACGGCAAGCTGAAGGACGTCTTTACGGTCCTGCCACGCTATCGCTTCACCATCCGGCCGGTGCCCGACGCCATCGCGCCGATCTACACCTCGGGGCGCGGCGGCCTGGCGGCGTGCCTGTTCAACACCTATGACCTGAAATCCCGGCCGCTTTACAATCTGACCGCGCTGACGCTGCACGAATGCGTGCCGGGCCACAGCCACCAGGCGGCGATGGCGCTGGAAGCACCCGATCGCCCGGCATTCCGGCGGGAAACCTATTTTTCGGGCTATGGCGAGGGCTGGGGGCTCTACACGGAGTGGCTCGGCACCAAGCTCGGCATGTACGAGACGCCCTATGACGATTTCGGCCGCGAGACCTTCGAGATGTGGCGCGCGGCGCGGCTGGTCATCGACACCGGCATCCATTCGATGGGGTGGAGCCGGCAGCAGGCGATCGACTATCTCGCCAGCCACACCGCGCTCGCCCGGCTCGACATCGAGAACGAGGTCGATCGCTATATCAGCTGGCCCGGCCAGGCGCTGGCCTACAAGCTCGGTGAGCTGAAGATCCGCGAGTTGCGCGGGCTGGCCGAGGCCGAGCTGGGCGACCGTTTCGACCAGCGGCCGTTCCACGACACGTTGCTCAACATGGGGTCGGTGCCGCTGCCGGTGATGGAGCGCGAGATGCAGGCGTGGATCGCTGCCGAAAAGGCCCGGCCGCGCTGA
- the queF gene encoding preQ(1) synthase, protein MTDTLHLGQTSTLPASPDAAVLDYPANPRPGSDYLVRFAVPEFTSLCPVTGQPDFAHLVIDYVPAATIVESKSLKLFLGSFRNHAGFHEDCTVGIGQRLFTEMAPKWLRIGGYWYPRGGIPIDVFWQSGPPPAGLWLPDQGVPGYRGRG, encoded by the coding sequence ATGACGGACACGCTCCACCTCGGCCAGACCTCGACCCTGCCGGCATCGCCCGACGCCGCGGTGCTCGATTATCCCGCCAACCCGCGGCCCGGCAGCGATTATCTGGTGCGCTTCGCCGTGCCGGAATTCACTTCGCTGTGCCCGGTCACCGGCCAGCCCGATTTCGCGCATCTGGTGATCGATTATGTGCCGGCGGCCACGATCGTCGAATCGAAGTCGCTCAAGCTGTTCCTGGGCTCGTTCCGCAACCACGCCGGTTTTCACGAAGATTGCACCGTCGGCATCGGCCAGCGGCTGTTCACCGAGATGGCACCGAAGTGGCTGCGCATCGGCGGTTACTGGTATCCGCGCGGCGGCATCCCGATCGACGTATTCTGGCAATCGGGGCCGCCGCCGGCAGGGTTGTGGCTGCCCGATCAGGGCGTGCCGGGCTATCGCGGTCGCGGCTGA
- the sseA gene encoding 3-mercaptopyruvate sulfurtransferase: MDLLVSTEWLAAELGKTDVRVIDATMFLPAHGRNARAEFEAAHIPGAVFFDIDEVSDQTSPLPHMLPPAEKFASRMQALGLGDGSRIIVYDNSPLKSAARVWWMLNLFGAHEVAILDGGFAKWQAEGRASESGKPIVRHRHFTVWADKTLVRDGKQMTDNLRSKAEQVVDARSAARFAGAEPEARAGLRSGHIPGSKNLPYDQMFNEDGTYKSRDDIKAAFEAAGIDLARPLVGTCGSGVTSAVLAFAAALVSTNKVAIYDGSWSEWGANPHNPVVTGA, from the coding sequence ATGGACCTGCTGGTATCCACCGAATGGCTGGCCGCCGAGCTTGGCAAGACCGATGTCCGCGTCATCGACGCGACGATGTTCCTGCCCGCCCATGGCCGCAACGCCCGCGCCGAATTCGAAGCCGCGCATATTCCGGGTGCCGTGTTCTTCGACATTGATGAAGTGTCGGACCAGACGTCGCCGCTGCCGCACATGCTGCCGCCTGCCGAAAAATTTGCCAGCCGCATGCAGGCGCTCGGGCTCGGCGACGGCAGCCGCATCATCGTCTACGACAATTCGCCGCTCAAATCGGCCGCACGGGTCTGGTGGATGCTCAACCTGTTCGGCGCCCATGAAGTCGCCATTCTCGACGGCGGTTTCGCCAAATGGCAGGCCGAAGGCCGCGCCAGCGAAAGCGGCAAGCCGATCGTGCGCCACCGCCATTTCACCGTCTGGGCCGACAAGACGCTGGTCCGCGACGGCAAGCAGATGACCGACAATCTGCGCAGCAAGGCCGAACAGGTCGTCGACGCCCGCTCTGCCGCGCGCTTCGCCGGCGCCGAGCCGGAGGCCCGCGCCGGCCTGCGCAGCGGCCATATCCCGGGGTCGAAGAACCTGCCGTACGACCAGATGTTCAACGAAGACGGCACCTACAAGTCCCGGGACGACATCAAGGCGGCATTCGAGGCAGCCGGCATCGATCTCGCCCGGCCGCTGGTCGGCACCTGCGGGTCGGGCGTGACATCGGCGGTGCTCGCCTTTGCCGCCGCGCTGGTCAGCACCAACAAGGTCGCGATCTACGACGGCAGCTGGAGCGAATGGGGCGCCAATCCGCACAATCCCGTGGTCACTGGCGCCTGA
- the metC gene encoding cystathionine beta-lyase has protein sequence MTNRRQPPHDPGPVGIGTRLVAAGRGPGFSDGIVNPPVMRASTVLFDSLADLDRAIAAPDAGLYYGRRGTPTQWALEDALTGLEPGAAGTKLFPSGVAAITTALLAVVGAGDDVLITDSAYEPTRQFADQVLARFGVTTRYYDPCIGGDIAALIQPNTRAILLESPGSLSFEIQDVPAITAAARARGVVTMLDNTWGTALRLQPLALGCDISLSALTKYVGGHSDLLMGAATASEALWPRLKAATYRLGHHVSADDAALALRGLRTLEVRLDRAEASALAVARWLAWHPAVDRVLHPALPSHPGHELWKRDFTGASGLFCFVLKRGRRAHTAALIDGLVHFGIGFSWGGFESLVIPIHIAPIRTVTTVPWSGPMLRLSIGLEDPDDLIADLARGLERYEAQF, from the coding sequence ATGACCAACCGCCGCCAGCCGCCGCATGACCCCGGCCCGGTCGGCATCGGCACCAGGCTGGTCGCCGCCGGGCGCGGCCCCGGCTTTTCGGACGGAATCGTCAACCCGCCGGTCATGCGCGCATCGACGGTGCTGTTCGACAGTCTCGCCGACCTCGATCGGGCAATCGCCGCCCCCGACGCCGGACTCTATTACGGCCGGCGCGGCACCCCGACGCAATGGGCGCTGGAAGACGCGCTGACCGGGCTGGAACCGGGCGCCGCCGGCACCAAATTGTTCCCGTCCGGCGTCGCCGCCATCACCACCGCGCTGCTGGCCGTCGTCGGCGCCGGCGACGATGTGCTGATCACCGACAGCGCCTATGAGCCGACGCGCCAGTTCGCCGACCAGGTGCTGGCGCGCTTCGGTGTCACCACCCGCTATTACGACCCCTGTATCGGCGGTGACATCGCCGCGTTGATCCAGCCCAACACCCGCGCGATCCTGCTCGAATCCCCCGGCTCGCTGAGTTTCGAGATCCAGGACGTGCCCGCCATCACTGCCGCCGCCCGGGCGCGCGGCGTGGTGACGATGCTCGACAACACCTGGGGAACGGCCCTGCGGCTGCAACCGCTGGCGCTGGGCTGCGACATCAGCCTGTCGGCGCTGACCAAATATGTCGGCGGCCACAGCGACCTGCTGATGGGCGCCGCCACCGCCAGCGAAGCGCTGTGGCCACGGCTGAAGGCCGCCACCTACCGGCTCGGCCATCATGTTTCCGCCGACGACGCGGCGCTCGCATTGCGCGGACTGCGCACCCTGGAGGTCCGGCTGGACCGCGCCGAGGCCAGCGCATTGGCGGTGGCGCGCTGGCTCGCCTGGCACCCGGCGGTCGACCGCGTCCTGCACCCGGCGCTGCCGTCGCATCCGGGACACGAATTGTGGAAGCGTGACTTCACCGGGGCGTCGGGGCTGTTCTGTTTCGTCCTCAAACGCGGTCGCCGGGCGCACACCGCCGCTCTCATCGACGGCCTCGTCCATTTCGGTATCGGCTTTTCCTGGGGCGGCTTTGAATCGCTGGTCATCCCCATCCATATCGCGCCGATCCGCACGGTGACGACGGTGCCGTGGAGCGGCCCGATGCTGCGCCTGTCGATCGGCCTCGAAGACCCCGACGACCTGATCGCCGATCTTGCACGCGGGCTGGAACGCTACGAAGCGCAATTCTAG